In Hemicordylus capensis ecotype Gifberg chromosome 3, rHemCap1.1.pri, whole genome shotgun sequence, one DNA window encodes the following:
- the LOC128350857 gene encoding claudin-34-like, which translates to MPEVQPYWTGLTRGARQRVPLPSTICKSAVSKMGDVVMNTVASTGAVLKIKKCLAEVSFFQLCAFFLSLSGWLMCMTSAILVQWRVWHFSNHYGGTSIAWIGIWEICRVDEDPSIDEQNRMNCTAFSNLHTFLPSEIIAAQNLMVLATIAGAVQTGFLSVAFSNIYRKEKQRKHVANLFLIAGLLNLSSGIGVFIPIVWNMVSVLSEVPIFFPEYFHLPHKPEYQYVGAALLVGLISAIFQILSGCFILRSKHLAVKKISAMATEASARASETTLCQKCSLSLVPKTPKPEESASVTIDSPLDVRRTENPSVIVQMDNFSEDVTNPREPVPSLPQSHIILVTPYIEPTVGDESK; encoded by the coding sequence TAAATCTGCAGTTTCCAAGATGGGCGACGTCGTAATGAATACCGTAGCGTCAACTGGTGCagtattaaaaattaagaaatgcctGGCTGAGGTCAGCTTCTTTCAACTCTGTGCCTTTTTCCTGAGCCTTAGTGGGTGGCTTATGTGTATGACATCCGCAATCCTTGTCCAGTGGAGAGTGTGGCACTTTAGTAACCACTATGGTGGAACCAGCATTGCTTGGATTGGGATTTGGGAAATCTGCCGTGTCGATGAAGATCCGTCTATTGATGAGCAAAATCGCATGAACTGTACAGCATTCAGCAATCTACACACcttcctccccagtgagattATAGCTGCCCAGAATCTCATGGTACTCGCTACCATTGCGGGGGCAGTGCAAACAGGCTTTCTCTCTGTGGCCTTCTCAAATATATATAGgaaggaaaaacagagaaaacacGTTGCCAACCTTTTTTTGATTGCAGGCCTTCTAAATTTATCATCGGGAATAGGTGTCTTCATTCCAATTGTTTGGAATATGGTTTCCGTCTTGTCAGAAGTGCCAATTTTCTTCCCTGAATATTTCCATTTACCACATAAACCAGAATACCAGTATGTTGGAGCTGCGCTTCTGGTTGGGCTGATTTCTGCTATTTTCCAGATCTTGAGCGGATGTTTTATTCTGCGCAGTAAGCACTTGGCAGTCAAGAAAATATCAGCAATGGCAACAGAGGCATCTGCAAGGGCAAGTGAAACCACTCTTTGTCAAAAGTGTTCATTGTCCTTAGTGCCTAAAACCCCAAAGCCAGAGGAATCTGCTTCTGTGACCATCGACAGCCCATTGGACGTGCGACGCACTGAAAACCCATCTGTGATTGTCCAGATGGATAACTTCTCTGAAGACGTGACCAATCCCAGAGAGCCTGTTCCATCATTGCCCCAAAGTCACATTATATTGGTGACGCCATACATTGAACCAACAGTTGGTGATGAATCTAAATAA